The following coding sequences are from one Pelagovum sp. HNIBRBA483 window:
- a CDS encoding endonuclease/exonuclease/phosphatase family protein, whose product MLLTNFDYDANNSALLAFQKMLADDGLEFSYHSASPPNSAFHTRLDLNADGRNHSREDRQGYGRFAGDGGIALLSRYPIDFENIVSFNDLLWRDLPDATLPHNMSEHARDTQRFSSTAHLAIPVSLPRGNTLTLLAYSATPPVFDDEHDRNGLRNAAESTFWIQWLGGVFGRPQPPFAILGNANIAPDRGDGRREAIRMLLDHPLLQDPAPVSSGGAAARQGGASDTVDWPESSPGNMRTTYLLPERSISVAAKGVVWPDAHHPLHAAVDQAGPHRLVWADIVIP is encoded by the coding sequence TTGCTGCTCACAAATTTCGACTATGATGCCAACAACAGCGCATTGCTGGCATTCCAGAAAATGCTCGCTGACGATGGCTTAGAATTCTCATACCATTCCGCATCACCACCCAATTCAGCTTTTCATACAAGATTGGACCTAAACGCCGACGGCCGAAACCACAGCCGCGAAGACCGGCAAGGATACGGCCGCTTCGCGGGTGACGGCGGCATCGCACTCCTTTCCCGCTACCCGATAGATTTTGAAAACATCGTCTCTTTCAACGATCTCCTCTGGCGCGACCTGCCTGATGCAACCCTCCCTCACAACATGAGCGAACACGCGCGAGACACCCAGCGCTTCTCCTCAACCGCGCATCTTGCAATCCCTGTATCGTTGCCGCGAGGCAATACGCTCACTCTCCTCGCCTACTCTGCGACGCCCCCCGTCTTTGACGACGAGCATGACAGGAACGGACTGCGAAACGCGGCCGAAAGCACGTTCTGGATACAGTGGCTTGGAGGCGTTTTTGGCCGACCACAGCCGCCGTTTGCCATTCTGGGAAATGCCAACATTGCCCCCGACCGCGGTGATGGCAGGCGCGAAGCCATCCGCATGTTGCTCGACCATCCACTGCTGCAAGATCCAGCGCCAGTTTCGTCCGGAGGCGCTGCCGCAAGGCAAGGTGGCGCCTCCGATACCGTCGATTGGCCTGAATCCTCGCCAGGAAACATGCGCACAACCTATCTTCTGCCCGAGCGAAGCATAAGCGTCGCGGCCAAGGGGGTTGTCTGGCCAGACGCTCATCACCCGCTCCATGCGGCGGTCGATCAAGCAGGTCCGCACCGCCTTGTCTGGGCTGACATTGTTATCCCCTAG
- the leuD gene encoding 3-isopropylmalate dehydratase small subunit: MEKFNKLSGIAAPMPLVNIDTDMIIPKQFLKTIKRSGLGVNLFDEMRYDDDGKEIESFVLNKPAYRDAQILVAGDNFGCGSSREHAPWALLDFGIRCVISTSFADIFYNNCFKNGILPIVLPQEAVDVLMKDAEKGANARMEVDLENQTVTGSDGDVFTFEIDSFKKHCLLNGLDDIGLTMEKAASIDEFEAKAQAARPWV; the protein is encoded by the coding sequence ATGGAAAAATTCAACAAACTCTCAGGGATCGCGGCCCCCATGCCGCTGGTCAATATCGACACCGATATGATCATCCCCAAGCAATTCCTGAAGACGATCAAACGCTCCGGTTTGGGCGTGAACCTCTTTGACGAAATGCGCTATGACGATGATGGCAAGGAGATCGAAAGTTTCGTTCTCAACAAGCCCGCTTACCGCGATGCGCAAATCCTTGTCGCAGGTGACAACTTCGGCTGTGGCTCGTCGCGCGAACACGCGCCTTGGGCGCTCTTGGACTTCGGCATCCGCTGTGTGATTTCCACCAGTTTTGCTGATATTTTCTACAATAACTGCTTCAAGAACGGCATCCTGCCGATCGTCCTCCCGCAAGAGGCCGTGGACGTTCTGATGAAGGATGCTGAGAAGGGCGCCAACGCTCGTATGGAGGTCGATCTGGAAAACCAAACAGTCACCGGCTCCGATGGCGATGTCTTCACTTTCGAGATCGACAGCTTCAAAAAGCACTGCCTGCTGAACGGTCTCGACGACATCGGCCTGACCATGGAAAAGGCCGCTTCGATCGACGAATTCGAAGCAAAAGCCCAAGCAGCGCGCCCCTGGGTCTAA
- the leuC gene encoding 3-isopropylmalate dehydratase large subunit produces the protein MSPKTLYDKIWDAHVAHEDTDGTCLLYIDRHLVHEVTSPQAFEGLRMTGRDVRAPEKTIAVPDHNVPTTIGRENPDQMPEDSRIQVAALDKNAKEFGIHYYPVSDVRQGIVHIVGPEQGWTLPGMTVVCGDSHTATHGAFGSLAHGIGTSEVEHVLATQTLIQKKSKNMKVEITGKLRPGVTAKDITLSVIGKTGTAGGTGYVIEYCGEAIRDLSMEGRMTVCNMAIEGGARAGLIAPDEKTFEYVKGRPHAPKGAAWEAALTYWKTLFSDDDAHWDKVITIKGEDIAPVVTWGTSPEDVLPITDVVPAPESFSGGKVDAAQRALEYMGLTAGQRLQDIEIDTVFIGSCTNGRIEDLRAAANVVKGKKIKDGLRAMVVPGSGLVRAQAEEEGLADIFKEAGFEWRMAGCSMCLAMNPDQLAPGERCAATSNRNFEGRQGRGGRTHLMSPAMAAAAALTGKLTDVRELM, from the coding sequence ATGTCCCCCAAAACGCTCTATGATAAGATCTGGGACGCCCACGTCGCCCACGAAGACACAGACGGAACCTGCCTGCTCTACATCGACCGCCACTTGGTTCACGAAGTAACCTCGCCGCAGGCGTTCGAAGGTCTGCGCATGACCGGCCGCGATGTTCGCGCGCCGGAAAAGACAATCGCGGTGCCGGATCACAACGTGCCCACCACCATCGGCCGCGAAAACCCCGACCAGATGCCCGAAGACAGCCGCATTCAAGTCGCCGCGCTCGACAAGAACGCCAAGGAATTCGGCATTCACTACTACCCCGTTTCTGACGTGCGTCAGGGCATCGTGCACATCGTCGGCCCCGAGCAAGGCTGGACCCTCCCCGGCATGACCGTCGTTTGCGGCGACAGCCACACCGCCACCCACGGCGCGTTCGGCTCGCTCGCGCATGGCATCGGCACGTCCGAGGTTGAGCACGTCCTCGCCACGCAAACACTGATCCAGAAAAAGTCGAAGAACATGAAAGTCGAGATCACCGGCAAACTGCGCCCCGGTGTTACGGCGAAAGACATCACGCTCTCCGTCATCGGCAAAACCGGTACCGCCGGCGGCACCGGCTACGTCATCGAATATTGCGGCGAAGCGATCCGCGATCTGTCGATGGAAGGCCGGATGACGGTTTGCAACATGGCCATCGAAGGCGGCGCCCGCGCTGGCCTGATCGCGCCGGACGAAAAAACCTTCGAATATGTCAAAGGCCGCCCGCACGCCCCGAAAGGCGCCGCATGGGAAGCCGCGCTGACCTACTGGAAGACCCTCTTCTCCGATGACGATGCCCATTGGGACAAAGTCATCACCATCAAGGGCGAAGATATCGCGCCGGTCGTTACTTGGGGCACCTCGCCTGAGGACGTTCTGCCAATCACCGATGTTGTCCCCGCACCCGAGAGCTTCTCCGGTGGTAAGGTCGACGCCGCCCAGCGCGCGCTCGAATACATGGGCCTGACCGCTGGCCAACGCCTTCAGGATATCGAGATCGACACCGTCTTTATCGGTTCCTGCACCAACGGCCGGATCGAAGATCTCCGCGCCGCCGCCAACGTGGTCAAAGGCAAAAAGATCAAGGACGGCCTCCGCGCCATGGTCGTGCCTGGCTCCGGTCTGGTCCGCGCCCAAGCCGAAGAGGAAGGCCTCGCCGATATCTTCAAGGAAGCAGGCTTCGAATGGCGCATGGCAGGCTGCTCCATGTGCCTCGCCATGAACCCCGATCAGCTCGCCCCCGGCGAACGCTGCGCCGCGACCTCCAACCGGAACTTCGAAGGCCGTCAGGGCCGTGGTGGCCGTACCCACCTGATGTCTCCGGCGATGGCCGCCGCCGCCGCGCTCACCGGCAAGCTGACCGACGTTCGCGAACTGATGTAA
- a CDS encoding mechanosensitive ion channel family protein — protein sequence MEEETPQSDVIEIGQGIWADTEIFLASLLRPWNAYQVLIMLGLLLVALLLRRWLAPILHEWLRTREGWPKWRLRYLLVVHKRMGLILFVVGIWTVVLVMREVTWPSRSYLLGIVAELSLAWLIVALATRLIANNLLRMVIRYGAWVWVTLSVLNVTDEAEAILDGIAITAGEMRLSLLVVFQAVLIVGVLFAGARVVSRATAVRIQETTDLSPSMRVLTVKFLQLVLYGAAFFIGLRAVGVDLTGLAVLSGAIGVGLGFGLQKVVSNLVSGVILLLDKSIKPGDVISLGQTFGWINTLGARYVSITTRDGREYLIPNEDLITGQVVNWSHSNDFVRLDIHFGTSYDDDPHLVRKIAIEAAQSVERVLSHQKTVCHITGFGDSSVDYVLRFWISDPTQGLTNIRGNVYLALWDAFKANNISIPFPQREVRMLGGNGKQEDAE from the coding sequence ATGGAAGAAGAAACACCACAGTCAGACGTTATCGAGATCGGGCAGGGTATCTGGGCCGATACGGAGATCTTCCTAGCCTCGCTCTTGCGCCCTTGGAACGCCTATCAAGTGCTCATCATGCTGGGGCTGCTGTTGGTGGCCCTGCTTTTGCGCCGGTGGCTCGCGCCGATCCTGCATGAATGGTTGCGGACCCGAGAGGGCTGGCCGAAATGGCGGCTGCGCTACCTGCTCGTCGTGCACAAACGGATGGGGCTGATCCTGTTCGTGGTGGGAATCTGGACCGTTGTTCTGGTGATGCGGGAGGTGACGTGGCCGTCGCGCTCGTACCTCCTTGGGATCGTTGCTGAACTCTCGCTGGCGTGGCTGATCGTGGCATTGGCGACGCGGTTGATTGCCAACAACCTGCTGCGGATGGTGATCCGCTATGGTGCGTGGGTTTGGGTTACGTTGAGTGTTCTGAATGTGACCGACGAGGCGGAGGCGATTCTTGACGGGATCGCGATTACGGCGGGTGAGATGCGGCTGTCGCTGCTCGTTGTGTTCCAGGCTGTTCTGATCGTCGGTGTTTTGTTTGCGGGAGCGCGGGTCGTTTCGCGGGCGACGGCGGTACGCATTCAGGAGACGACAGACCTCAGCCCGTCGATGCGGGTGCTGACGGTGAAGTTCCTGCAACTGGTGCTCTATGGCGCGGCGTTCTTTATCGGCTTGCGGGCGGTCGGGGTGGATTTGACGGGCCTTGCCGTGCTTTCGGGCGCCATCGGTGTGGGCCTTGGTTTCGGTTTGCAGAAGGTTGTCTCGAACCTTGTTTCGGGGGTGATCCTGCTCCTCGATAAGTCGATCAAACCGGGGGATGTGATCAGCCTTGGGCAGACCTTCGGATGGATCAACACGCTGGGCGCGCGCTATGTTTCGATCACCACGCGCGACGGGCGGGAATATCTGATCCCCAACGAAGACCTGATCACTGGTCAGGTGGTGAACTGGTCGCATTCTAATGATTTTGTGCGGCTCGATATCCATTTCGGCACGTCATATGACGACGACCCGCATCTGGTGCGGAAGATCGCGATTGAAGCGGCGCAGAGTGTGGAACGGGTTTTGAGCCACCAGAAAACCGTGTGCCACATCACGGGGTTCGGGGATTCGAGCGTTGATTATGTGCTGCGTTTCTGGATTTCGGACCCGACGCAGGGGCTGACCAACATTCGCGGTAACGTCTATCTGGCGCTTTGGGACGCGTTCAAGGCCAACAACATCTCTATCCCATTCCCGCAGCGGGAGGTGCGCATGCTTGGCGGAAACGGGAAACAGGAAGACGCGGAATAA
- the rsfS gene encoding ribosome silencing factor has product MTAPDEATSQQILAAILKSLDDDKAEEIVQIPLRGKSEMADHMVIASGRSSRQVAAIAEKLTERLKADLGVLCKVEGAEIGDWVLIDSGDVIVHVFRPEVREFYQLEKMWQTPMNSATAG; this is encoded by the coding sequence ATGACCGCACCTGATGAAGCGACGAGCCAGCAAATCCTCGCCGCGATCCTTAAATCTCTTGACGATGACAAAGCCGAAGAAATCGTGCAGATCCCGCTGCGCGGCAAATCCGAAATGGCTGATCATATGGTGATCGCCTCGGGCCGTTCGTCACGGCAGGTGGCCGCGATTGCCGAAAAGCTTACAGAGCGGCTGAAGGCTGATCTGGGCGTTTTGTGCAAGGTCGAGGGTGCAGAGATCGGCGATTGGGTGCTGATCGACTCAGGCGATGTGATCGTGCATGTTTTCCGGCCGGAAGTGCGTGAGTTCTACCAGCTTGAAAAGATGTGGCAGACGCCAATGAACTCGGCCACCGCCGGCTAG
- the rlmH gene encoding 23S rRNA (pseudouridine(1915)-N(3))-methyltransferase RlmH: MRVHIVAVGRLRAGPERDLLDDYLTRFDRTGRALALGPAQVIEVEDKKGGGMAAEAALLSKAIPSGALICVMDERGKVMTSPAFADQLGGWRDQGRQDVAFVIGGADGLDPSLRGQADAALSFGKMVWPHMLVRVMLSEQLYRAASILAGSPYHRA, encoded by the coding sequence ATGCGGGTTCATATAGTTGCTGTGGGCCGCCTGCGGGCCGGCCCCGAGCGCGACCTTCTCGACGATTACCTGACAAGATTTGACCGTACCGGCCGCGCTTTGGCGTTGGGGCCGGCTCAGGTCATTGAAGTTGAGGATAAGAAGGGTGGCGGCATGGCGGCGGAGGCTGCTTTGCTGTCGAAGGCTATCCCCAGTGGCGCGCTGATCTGCGTGATGGACGAGCGGGGCAAGGTGATGACCTCGCCCGCCTTCGCGGATCAGCTGGGCGGTTGGCGGGATCAGGGGCGGCAAGATGTGGCCTTTGTGATCGGCGGCGCGGATGGGCTGGACCCCAGTTTGCGCGGGCAGGCGGATGCTGCGCTTTCATTTGGCAAGATGGTGTGGCCGCATATGCTGGTGCGGGTGATGCTTTCGGAGCAGCTTTATCGCGCGGCTTCCATCCTCGCGGGAAGCCCGTATCATCGGGCGTGA
- the fghA gene encoding S-formylglutathione hydrolase, whose amino-acid sequence MQIVSENRCFGGIQGVYKHNSKSCGGEMTFGLFLPEEAKEGPVPVLWYLSGLTCTHENAMVKAGAQQWAAEQGIALCFPDTSPRGEGVADDEAYDLGKGAGFYVNATQDPWAPHFQMWDYVAQELPDVITDQFAIDPDRQAITGHSMGGQGALTLAMGLKGRFRSVSAFSPICHPTQSDWGRKQLSAYLGTDESAWAPHDASLLMREVGFDGEILIDVGTDDQFWDLLKIGAMADAMSERRQAGQLRLQSGYDHSYFFVSSFIEEHVAFHAEALWR is encoded by the coding sequence ATGCAGATCGTTTCGGAAAACCGGTGTTTTGGCGGCATTCAGGGTGTTTACAAGCATAACTCGAAGAGTTGCGGTGGAGAGATGACCTTTGGTCTTTTCCTGCCGGAAGAAGCCAAGGAAGGGCCGGTGCCGGTGCTGTGGTACCTTTCGGGCCTGACCTGTACCCACGAGAATGCGATGGTTAAGGCTGGTGCGCAGCAATGGGCCGCCGAGCAAGGCATTGCATTGTGCTTTCCCGATACCAGCCCGCGTGGTGAAGGCGTTGCAGATGATGAGGCCTATGACCTTGGCAAAGGGGCAGGCTTTTATGTGAATGCGACGCAAGACCCTTGGGCGCCGCATTTCCAGATGTGGGATTATGTTGCGCAGGAATTGCCGGACGTGATCACTGACCAATTTGCGATTGACCCCGACCGGCAGGCAATCACTGGCCATTCGATGGGCGGGCAGGGCGCATTGACGCTGGCGATGGGGTTGAAGGGGCGGTTCCGGTCGGTTTCGGCCTTTTCGCCGATTTGCCACCCGACGCAGAGCGATTGGGGCCGCAAGCAGTTGTCGGCCTATCTCGGGACCGACGAAAGTGCATGGGCGCCGCATGATGCGTCTCTCTTGATGAGGGAAGTCGGTTTTGACGGGGAGATTTTGATTGATGTCGGCACCGACGACCAGTTCTGGGATCTGCTGAAGATTGGCGCGATGGCGGATGCGATGAGCGAACGCCGGCAGGCGGGGCAGTTGCGGCTGCAAAGCGGCTATGACCATTCCTATTTCTTTGTCTCGAGCTTCATCGAAGAGCATGTCGCTTTCCATGCTGAGGCGCTTTGGCGGTGA
- a CDS encoding YaiI/YqxD family protein has translation MAVIYVDADACPVKAEAERVATRHKLAMVLVCNGGIRPSPNPLVETVIVPEGPDVADKWIAERATVGDVVVTNDIPLAARCVEGGALVIKPDGEMLTDKNVGQALATRDLMTDLRAADPFRQGGGRAFSKADRARFLDGLERAVRKAMSLKG, from the coding sequence TTGGCGGTGATTTATGTGGACGCCGACGCTTGCCCTGTAAAGGCAGAGGCTGAACGGGTCGCGACGCGGCACAAATTGGCGATGGTCTTGGTGTGCAATGGTGGCATCAGGCCCTCGCCCAATCCGCTTGTTGAAACGGTGATCGTGCCAGAGGGGCCGGATGTAGCCGATAAATGGATCGCCGAACGCGCCACGGTGGGGGATGTCGTGGTGACTAATGATATCCCGCTCGCGGCGCGCTGCGTTGAGGGCGGCGCCTTGGTCATCAAGCCGGACGGCGAAATGCTCACAGACAAGAATGTGGGCCAAGCCTTGGCCACCCGTGATCTGATGACGGATCTGCGCGCGGCGGACCCGTTCCGGCAAGGTGGCGGCAGGGCCTTTTCCAAAGCGGATCGTGCGCGGTTTCTGGATGGTTTGGAGCGGGCCGTTCGCAAGGCAATGTCGCTCAAGGGGTAG
- a CDS encoding DMT family transporter, whose amino-acid sequence MFSFAKDNPALLGSVSAIVAVICFSINDVAIKFLSGGYALHQVVLIRSFIGVIFLMAVIVPMSGGLPALKTKRLGIHFLRGSCVVFANMAFFLGIAALPLAEGVAIFFISPLVITVFSVVFLKEHVGPRRWVAIALGLVGVVIVLRPGTEAFQFAALLPLMAAFGYAGLHMLTRYIGRTESAAAMSFYIQMTFILVSSSLGLIMGDGKFAGGTDPSLEFLFRAWVWPPLADVSILILLGVVSALGGFFISQAYRVSEAALVAPFEYIAMPMAIVWGILVFDEWPDGVALAGIALILGSGLYMIWREARVSNAEVPDTPRYRR is encoded by the coding sequence ATGTTTTCATTTGCAAAAGATAATCCGGCCCTGCTCGGGTCGGTGAGTGCCATTGTCGCGGTGATCTGTTTTTCGATCAATGACGTGGCGATTAAGTTCCTAAGCGGGGGCTATGCGCTTCATCAGGTGGTACTTATCCGCTCGTTCATCGGGGTGATCTTCCTCATGGCGGTTATTGTGCCGATGTCGGGCGGCTTGCCGGCACTCAAGACGAAGCGGCTTGGCATTCACTTCCTGCGGGGAAGCTGCGTTGTTTTTGCGAATATGGCCTTTTTCCTTGGGATTGCGGCGCTGCCATTGGCGGAAGGGGTGGCGATCTTTTTCATCAGTCCGCTGGTGATTACTGTCTTTTCGGTGGTGTTCTTGAAAGAGCATGTCGGGCCACGGCGCTGGGTGGCGATTGCGCTTGGCTTGGTAGGTGTGGTGATCGTGTTGCGCCCCGGAACGGAGGCCTTCCAGTTTGCGGCGCTGCTGCCGTTGATGGCGGCGTTTGGATACGCGGGGCTGCATATGCTGACGCGCTATATCGGGCGGACCGAGTCTGCGGCGGCGATGTCTTTTTACATACAGATGACGTTTATCCTTGTGTCGAGCTCTCTCGGTTTGATCATGGGCGACGGAAAATTTGCAGGCGGCACGGACCCGTCGCTGGAGTTTTTGTTCCGCGCTTGGGTGTGGCCGCCGTTGGCCGATGTCAGCATCCTCATCCTGCTGGGCGTGGTGAGCGCCCTTGGCGGGTTCTTTATTTCGCAAGCCTACCGTGTGAGCGAGGCGGCGCTGGTGGCACCGTTCGAGTATATCGCGATGCCGATGGCGATTGTGTGGGGTATCCTCGTATTTGATGAGTGGCCTGATGGGGTGGCGCTTGCTGGTATCGCGCTGATCCTTGGCTCGGGGCTATACATGATTTGGCGTGAGGCGCGGGTGTCTAACGCCGAAGTGCCTGACACGCCGCGCTATCGTCGTTAA
- a CDS encoding HAD family hydrolase, whose product MGIEAVVFDIGNVLIAWQPERFYDRVIGAKRRKDMFAEIDLHGMNDEIDRGGDFHAVIAETAAAHPRWRDEVMMWHDRWIDLASPKIDRSVRLLRALRRNGVPVFSLTNFGIGTFEIARREYPFLEEFDESFVSARLGEIKPDPVIYQILEERSGLSGAQLLFTDDRPDNIAAAAARGWQVHRFERPSGWAAALVTAGLLTEEEAE is encoded by the coding sequence ATGGGGATTGAGGCGGTCGTTTTCGATATCGGGAACGTGTTGATCGCATGGCAGCCGGAGCGGTTTTACGACCGTGTGATCGGTGCCAAACGGCGCAAGGACATGTTTGCCGAGATTGATCTGCACGGGATGAATGACGAGATTGATCGGGGCGGCGACTTTCATGCTGTCATTGCGGAAACGGCTGCGGCGCATCCGCGTTGGCGCGACGAGGTGATGATGTGGCATGATCGCTGGATCGACCTTGCCTCCCCCAAGATCGACAGATCGGTGCGGTTGTTGCGGGCGTTGCGGCGCAACGGCGTGCCTGTCTTTTCGCTGACGAATTTTGGTATTGGAACGTTCGAGATCGCGCGGCGGGAGTACCCGTTTCTGGAAGAGTTTGACGAAAGCTTCGTTTCCGCGCGGCTGGGGGAGATCAAGCCTGATCCGGTGATCTATCAGATCTTGGAGGAACGATCTGGGCTTTCGGGGGCGCAACTTTTGTTCACCGACGACCGGCCCGACAACATTGCCGCAGCGGCAGCGCGGGGCTGGCAGGTACACCGCTTCGAGCGGCCAAGCGGCTGGGCGGCGGCGCTGGTGACGGCAGGATTATTGACGGAAGAGGAAGCAGAATGA
- a CDS encoding ornithine cyclodeaminase family protein: MTPEFIPFDEGEACLDWIGLTDAIAHGHEMARAQVKDVFLYEAENTLLNRSAWSAEMGLAVKCATVFPGNPAKGKPMIGGAVNLFSAEDGALEAILDFHLVTKWKTAGDSLLAARRLARPDSKRILIVGAGTVGHSLRQAFGAAFPMAEFTVWNRSRAGAERFVETFPDVAIADDLEEAVAQADIVTSATMSTEPLIRGEWFRPGQHIDLIGAYRPDMREVDDGAMRRARIFVDSRDTTIEHIGELKIPIAEGVISAQDVVADFYDPAHFRRQSETEITLFKNGGGAHLDLMVSRYILDAWKRG; this comes from the coding sequence ATGACGCCGGAATTTATTCCTTTCGATGAGGGGGAAGCGTGTCTGGACTGGATCGGGCTGACCGATGCGATAGCGCACGGGCATGAGATGGCGCGGGCGCAAGTGAAGGATGTGTTCCTTTATGAAGCAGAAAACACGCTTTTGAACCGCTCCGCGTGGAGCGCTGAGATGGGGCTTGCGGTCAAATGCGCGACGGTCTTTCCCGGCAATCCGGCGAAGGGCAAGCCGATGATCGGTGGCGCGGTGAACCTCTTTTCGGCCGAGGATGGCGCTTTGGAGGCGATCCTTGATTTCCATCTGGTGACGAAATGGAAAACGGCGGGCGACAGCCTACTTGCGGCGCGGCGCTTGGCGCGGCCGGATAGCAAGCGCATCTTGATCGTGGGCGCGGGGACTGTGGGGCATAGCCTGCGGCAGGCATTTGGCGCGGCCTTCCCGATGGCGGAGTTCACGGTGTGGAATCGGTCGCGAGCGGGGGCCGAACGGTTTGTTGAGACGTTCCCTGATGTTGCCATCGCGGATGACTTGGAAGAGGCAGTGGCACAGGCGGACATCGTCACCTCGGCGACCATGTCCACCGAGCCGTTGATAAGGGGCGAGTGGTTTCGGCCTGGCCAGCACATCGACCTGATTGGCGCATACCGGCCTGATATGCGGGAGGTCGATGATGGCGCGATGCGACGTGCGCGGATCTTTGTGGATAGTCGCGACACGACGATCGAGCATATCGGAGAGCTGAAAATACCGATCGCGGAGGGGGTGATCAGCGCGCAGGATGTGGTGGCGGATTTCTATGATCCTGCACATTTCCGGCGGCAATCGGAGACGGAGATCACCCTTTTCAAGAATGGCGGCGGCGCGCATCTCGATTTGATGGTTAGTCGCTATATTCTGGACGCTTGGAAGCGCGGATAG
- a CDS encoding alpha/beta fold hydrolase, translating to MLLWLGVLGVVLLVAAPFLWDWTRPTPEIRDAPGELVALGHGATHYRWFGPEEGPVVVAVHGLTTPMQAWQAVAEQLGQDGYRVLCYDLYGRGYSDPPVEKQDKAHFLGQLTDLLSDQGIDEPFVLMGFSMGGAIVTDFAAAQPARVAQLVLVAPAGITQTSWDVAAQKGARALWNAWVFFGVKRVAFLRDLKKAAGQPSEVANIVPTQIWQLNQAGFWPAVRSSGRDFLGAEHAEAHRVIRDHDIPVLAIWAEEDDVIPLANMGKFARWNPKAQHEVIRGADHAVAYTHGREIAALVKARIEAL from the coding sequence ATGCTTTTGTGGTTGGGTGTTCTAGGGGTGGTATTGCTGGTGGCGGCGCCGTTCCTGTGGGATTGGACCCGCCCAACGCCTGAGATCAGAGACGCACCGGGGGAGCTGGTTGCGCTGGGCCACGGTGCAACGCATTACCGTTGGTTCGGGCCTGAAGAGGGCCCTGTTGTGGTGGCTGTGCATGGGCTGACCACACCGATGCAGGCATGGCAGGCGGTGGCGGAGCAACTCGGGCAGGATGGCTACCGCGTGCTGTGCTACGACCTATACGGGCGCGGCTATTCGGACCCGCCTGTTGAGAAGCAGGACAAGGCGCATTTCCTTGGGCAATTGACGGATCTCCTCAGCGATCAGGGGATTGATGAGCCTTTCGTGCTGATGGGTTTTTCGATGGGCGGCGCGATCGTGACGGATTTTGCTGCCGCGCAGCCGGCGCGGGTGGCGCAGTTGGTGCTGGTGGCGCCGGCGGGCATCACGCAGACGTCATGGGACGTCGCCGCGCAGAAAGGCGCACGAGCGCTGTGGAATGCTTGGGTGTTCTTTGGCGTGAAACGGGTCGCTTTCTTGCGGGATCTCAAGAAGGCGGCGGGCCAGCCGAGCGAGGTTGCGAATATTGTACCGACGCAGATTTGGCAGCTTAATCAAGCGGGCTTTTGGCCTGCGGTGCGGTCAAGCGGGCGGGATTTCTTGGGAGCTGAGCACGCGGAAGCGCATCGGGTGATCCGCGACCACGACATCCCTGTTCTGGCGATATGGGCAGAAGAGGATGATGTGATCCCTCTTGCGAATATGGGCAAATTTGCGCGGTGGAACCCGAAAGCCCAACATGAAGTGATCAGGGGCGCGGATCATGCGGTGGCGTATACGCATGGGCGCGAGATCGCGGCCCTTGTGAAGGCGCGGATCGAGGCGCTTTAG